A region of the Labeo rohita strain BAU-BD-2019 chromosome 5, IGBB_LRoh.1.0, whole genome shotgun sequence genome:
attgcaatatactgatttggtgAACTGAAAACTGCTTTATTTTCTTGTGGAAACTGTggtggtttttcaggattctttgttaAATACAAgcttcaaaagaacagcattgtaacaaaataagtgttacttttgatcaattcaatgcgttcttgctaaataaaagtattcatttctttttttcatcttactgacctcaaacttttaaatggtagtgttgTTCAGTGTTGAATTTTAtgataataaaacacacaacagtTTTATGGTTCACGTTTAATAACAAAtgctatatgtgaccatggaccacaaaaccagtctataATAGCCAAGAATACATTGTATAAAATTAtcgattttattttatgccaaaaatcattaggatattaagtgaagatgaagatattttgtacatttcctaccataaatatatcaaaacttaatttttgattagtaatatgcattgctaagaacttcattcggCTAActtcaaatgtgatttttctcaatttttttttttttttgcacccttagattccagattttcaaatagttgcatctcaaccaaatattgtcctatcctatcaaaccatacatcaatggaaagcttatttattcagattttatatGATGTATAGATCCCAAAAGAAtttacctttatgactggttttgtggtccagggtcacatattagggtcacatattatcattcatttcaaattaGTTTGAAAAACAATtgtatttgacattttaaaacatgcttttttctATATATAGGCCTTCGGATTCGACCCCATGGAGGATTATTATGTGCCCAAGTCTGCTGTTGTGTTTGGAGGATTCTACCTGTTCTTCTTTACAGAGAAAATCCTAAAGATGATCTTAAAGCCAAAAGACGGGGTAAGCTTGGACTAATGGTCTGTTGGATTAAACCATAATACTGTTGCTTAAGCAAACAGCTTTATCTGACAATGTCATTGTGACATGGGTTCTCAGTGACATCAAAAAAAACTCATGTAGGATGTTATTTCAGGACCTTTTAATGTTAAAACTCATGAAGTTTTGCATTGGAATGTGTGAACAGTATGTACAATGTGTACGTGCCTGGCTTTAGCTCCTCAGGGGCTTCACTATTCATTTGTAGTATGCTTTGAAAGACAATGTGGAAAATTGGACCCAAAAAGCTTAAAcgttaaatgtaacaatacaCTAAGGGCTTTTTTTGTAGTCTGTAATCATTTGGCCAAAGGCAGCAAATCATTTTACATGAGTCAGAAGATTTATAATTGAACTTTTGTATTTAAGATTGTAATGTGTTGTAATGCAGCGCCCTCTAGTGGAGAATTGTATTTGCAAGCTTTTACTCACTCGCTATTTTTCTTGTCTGTTTTCTGCTTGCATTTCTAATCTGATTGTCTCTTTTGTTAGGGAGGGCATGGGCATGGGCATGGCCACGGCCACAGTCATTTTCCAGCAGAGCGCTATGCCAACTCTAATGGCGATTTGGAGGATGGTGTGATGGAGAAACTGCAGAATGGAGAGGCTGGAGGAGCTTCTTTACCCAGAGCGGAAGGTGATGGCAGAGGGCTTGGGGAAGATGACAAAATGCTCAGCACTGGGCAGACAGTACAGGTgaggaataaaataaactacGCGTTTCagtttgcttaaaaatgttttccaaatgTTCACAAACATATCTAATATTTAAGAACAAATCTGTAGCTTCAGTTGATTGGTCATAAGTGACTATAAGTCTCACCCACAATTAgatcctttaaaaataactCGAAATCAAATTTGACCCTTGTTAGTTTTGGCATGTTAATGTCATGccaaaattactgtaattatacGTTTCCAtcttgtaaaaactttttagatCTTTGTTGAATGTATAATTACAGCTTGGaaactcattttaatgaatgctctgacttttttcattcATCTGTTAATAATGACTAATGACGTCATGTAAACGAATCCAAAATATACTAAATGTGTTTCAAGAGCATATAGATgtgaataataatatagtaattttgCTGTCATCAATAACAAAGCCAGTCATGTTGTGAGAGTTGCCATAGAAACATATTTTTCTGAGTCTGAGGATGTGAATAGCATCTCAGAGTTGTCATCTTGTAATTACCATAATTTCAGCACGACGTGAATGCGGCATGATTCATCAGCGAGATTCATCAGTGCGTGTTAGGTTTTTTAAGggaaaaattattgttttgataACTTACATTAAAATGCAACATCATCTCTATCTGAAACAAGTTTCTCTGATCTGAGCTACAAGAACCCTGCAGAAGCTAAAAGAATATGTTTCATGATTCTATCAAATTCTGTGGTGCAAAATGAAATACCAGACTACATTATTTCATTCTGTCTATGTTAAGTCACTCAAAACTCAGATTTAATGTTGAAGACATCAAATACATTGCTagtattgtttcattttattttggctgctatttttgaaataatcaaaatagaaatcttttgtaacaacacAAGTTTTTACTCTCACCTTTTTGAATTTAACATGTACTTGCTAGGTAAAAGTATTCATATCTttcaaaaagagaaataaaaaccATATTGACCtcaacggtagtgtatatcgttacaaaagatgtctattttaaataaatgcttttctttttaatttttcattcatcAGAGAGTCACAGGTTATcacaggttacaaaaaaatatgtagCAGCAGatctgtttccaacattgataatgaatcaacatattagaaaaATTTCTGAAGGGTGAAattgaagactggattaattgctgaataaattacattttacaattagggctgtcagtttaatgtgttaattaattagttatgaaaaaaataacgcaattaaagtattttaacgCAGCTAACACACTGGCCCCGCCCCTAGACCTGTACATCatcatatatttcatatagttgactgctGACAAaaatgatgcagggcaacaactccataaatgcagttatgccctaaaagtCAATATATTGGTGTAAAAATggccctgtatgtgttttgtctcatatttattatgtatcgCATATCACAAGGGCAGCAAGGCCAGTATGAcacaagtgctgattttgtcccgatctatcacgagcctaaatgtgattttgtacaatagttcagtaaataagaagttaatatagtgttatattttaaacattatattatgtgttttgctcaattttgcagagaatatattacctttgaagccacagcagaattgttgcgcatctccgagcaacacagctgtgtttactTTCTGAACGAATctgcgttttgaacgaatcgtgtgaatgACTCATTAAGCCATAGAGTATcaaatcattaagaaaatataataataataataataataataataataataataaaaacattaaagggatagttcaccctaaaagaGTTCACTTTTGAAGagtgttggtaacaaagctgttttggttaccatgactttcattatgaacaaaaaatatatcttaTATAATAGATGTTTctcaacattattaaaatatatgttatataatagatgtttctcaaatgatcttcttttatgtcCCATAGTTCACCTTAGGCCATTGTAGCCTGGATGTTTGTGTAATATATCTTACGCTGAAtcaagtaaaatatttctttctaaagctacagtttgtaatgtctacttgctACTTTCttgtttaacacaaaaatagctttaaataatcttttgtgggtattttcacagttacatttattttgccgttaattagattaatcaaaacatcatgtaaaTAATTAGATGGTAAATTTTAATCGACAGACAGCcctatttacaatatatttacatagaaaaggGCTATTTTAAGTGTATCAAAATtgtacaatattattgtttttcttgtgttttgttgagcataagagacttttttcaaaaacattaaaaagtcttactccaaacctttgaatggaaATGTatattcactttatttttctgtatttgtgtcGCAGGACTCTCAGAGTTCAGGTGGTGCTGGAACTGGTGGATGTTACTGGCTGAAGGGCAGAGCATACTCTGACATCGGTACTCTGGCGTGGATGATCACTTTGAGCGACGGTCTCCATAATTTCATCGATGGCTTGGCTATTGGAGCCTCCTTCACTGCTTCTGTGTTTCAGGGCATCAGTACGTCAGTGGCGATTCTGTGCGAGGAGTTTCCACATGAGTTGGGTGGGTATTACTGACTCTGTTATGGGAACAATGAAAAATGGCACTTGACTTGCTGAGACTGTTGTCATGTAAATGCTCTGCTGGATCTGTGTGTCTAGGTGATTTTGTAATCCTGCTAAACGCTGGCATGAGCATCCAGCAGGCGCTCTTCTTTAACTTCCTGTCAGCGTGCTGCTGTTATCTGGGCATGGGCTTCGGCATTCTGGCCGGAAACAACTTCTCTCCTAACTGGATCTTTGCTCTAGCCGGAGGCATGTTCCTCTACATTGCACTGGCTGATATGGTAAGAAATGTGATGCTGTTCATTTGCTGGCCTTAAATGAGCTGGTTGGGTGGTTTGCGTTTCTAAAATCAGTGAAGtgtaaaaaaaggttattaCTAGTGTCTTTGAAGCATTTCTGTGGGTCTTAAAAAATcttgaaggattagttcacttccagaataaaaatttcctgataatttactcacccccatttcatccaagatgttcatgtatttctttcttcagtcgcaaaaagcaaagtttttttgaggaaatattCCATACAGTGAGCTTCAgtgggagccaacaggttgaaaaaaaaagatgaacaatggtttcgctagataagacccttattccttggctgggattgtgaagagccctttaaagctgcattgaaactgcaatttggaccttcaacccattgatccccattgatccccattgaagtccactatatggagaaaaatcctggaatgttttcctcaaaaaactgaagaaaaaaagacatgaacatcttggatgacatgggggtgagtaaattatcaggatttttttttttaattttggaagCGAGCTGATCCTTTAATTCGCCCTTCCACTGTTTCGGGCgtgaaaaatgtcttaaattagAGCATAAAGTCTTAAATTCAAAGCCATGGCATTAAATATTGCATgcactgccaaaaaaaaaatcagtatttttgatttccagtacaaatatctaaacatccttcaatcaagatacatttacttgagacataaaataaagaaattaagttttgttttctgagaaatgtaacaaaataaatgagtttattcttagaaaacaaatatctgtcagtgCAGTTAGTAAATTGGCAGATAATCATTCTTTCAccttcataaaacctgcagaaaccctctTGCATactaaaattaagaaaaatacttgttaaaatgcatttttgtgaaCTACAATAATTTAATGGATGTGTAAAActggaataataaaaaatagtttggcCTGCATGCTTGTGTGGGAAAATACATTCTACCTGCAGATGGCGATGTAGCAACTATGACtgacattatttaataaattattagttcctaaaactattaaaacttatatatatataacttatatatatataaaaacttatatatatatatatatatatatataacaagtCAAAAGAGACAAGacatttgtaaataatgttacagaagatttatattttaaataaatgctgttcttttaaactgacTATTCATCAGTATTgaaaaaatgcatcatggtttccacaaaaatattaagcagcacaactgttttcaacattgataataaatttcttcagcagcaaattatcatatgtgaccctggaccacaaaaccagtcttaagtaggatgggtatttttgtagcaataaccaaaataacattgtatgggtcaaaattatcaatttttcttttgccaaaagtcattaggatattaagtaagatcatgttccattaagatccTTTGTAAAATTTcattctgtaaatatatcaaaaattaatttctgattagtaatttgcattgctaagaacatcatttggacaactgtaaaggcgattttctcaatactttgattattttgttcactctcagattccagatgatgtgtaaatctcagtttcaaaaaatgtacacttaggactggttttgtggtccagggtcacatattagaatgatttttgaaagatcatgtgatactgaagactgtagtaatgacttctgaaaattcaggtttgctataacaggaataaattacattttaacatttattaaaataaaaaaagtttttttttgtttttttttcaatattatggttttactgtatttttgttcaaataaatgcagccttggtgaaaatataaaaaacttcaTAACTGTCTAACTTGATAACTAtgaaaaaggaaaatgtcaTTAATCATATGGTTATTTTTCTTACTATCCATGTGTCTCCATATTCGTTTGTCCCTCTCTGCAGTTTCCGGAGATGAACGAGGTGAGTCGTGAGGAAGAGGAGGCCGGAGGAAGTGGCTCTCTGCTCACTTTCGCCATCCAGAATGCAGGGCTGCTCACAGGGTTTGCCATCATGCTTGTACTCACCATCTACTCTGGACAAATACAGCTTGGATAGCAGAGGACCTAAATACAAACTCAAACACTAAAGGACTATCTCAGCACCTGGAATAAAACCTGAGACGTACTGGGACCTCCAGAATTTAATATGAGCCAGCTGTGCTGGCTTGTTTTCAGATCATTCGCCCAGCTGGACTAGGTCATGACATAAATTTCAATGTTATGGGCATAGTTTGGGCTCCTGGACTGTTTAAATGAAGCTAGAATTGACTGACCTGTGAACTTTGCTTTAGATTTATCCAAAACCCAGGACCTGTTGATGGATGTGGTACCATTCATCTAGTTTAGACCTTCTCTTGTTCTTTTGCCTCAAAAGCTTTAGGACACAGTGATGTCCCTTTACCGTTTGAATTCTAGCTCccaaacatatatatatgtggacATTTTTGTACTGCTTTTTAATGTTCTCATTATTTaattctcattttgtttttcaacaaAACATCTCTTTCCCTCAGAGACGAGCCTTCCTCATATTCCTGACTGTGAGGTTTAAAGTATTGTCCACTAATGGATGGGATGAAACTTGACTCTTTTAACTAACATTTAGTCAAATGTAGGTTGTTTCCTATGCTTCATACcaaatggttttatttattcaaaagagAATTTTTAAAACAACCACAGAAATACCTAATTAAATAAGTTTTTCCATTGCCTAGGGATGAGATATAGATCTAGACTAATTAGTTGGCACTCATAATTCCACAACTGAACATTATGTAGGTCACTTTAATCAACAGTTACTGTGCACTGTTGCATAAATAGATTTTAGATACAAAGCAGTGTCTGTTCACAAACATATCCCTGTTTAATTCTTCCCTCCTCAGCGTCATTTCGTAATagcaagcaaaaacagtaaaagcttGAAACAACACCAAGGCACCAATTCTTTTGttattggtttttattttacctctttaacaaaaaagtaGAGACCAAGGTTCTTCTAGAAAACTTTTATCTTTCCATTCATATGACCAGAATAAGTGGtgcatatttttagaaatacCCTCCTATTATTTGTACTTTGTCTAACCTGAGAAAATAATCACACCAACTTAGTTATCATTGCCTTTAACTATGATAATTACTCTTAGAAAACTCCTATTTTCCTATTGTTTGATCTGAATGCAGTACTCTTAgtaatttaagaaataattagGAAATGCAGGCAAAATGGGTGTATAAAAGTGGTGTTGTAGTGATTCTACAATAATATGATCATTCCTTTACATATAGCACTACAGTACAGTACTTAGAGCTCTTTGATAATTAAGCATCTAGACTGACTAGACTGTTGGATTTAAAGCTGAAGTTTGTCATTTCTGTGGCAGTAGTTTAGTcaaacataattttgacttgtctGTTTTGAAATAATTTCCTGACCATTACCACTGGTTTTGACCCCAAAATCAAGCTATTGGTTGAGCCAGTCTTGCGGTTTCATGATgctaaaatattgttttcaaaaacagtttgaaatgcagatttttttaggggaaaaaaaatcaatcaacaAATGTCTTGCTTTTAACATTATATCTGCATATTAAGATGTGTTaggaatttatatatatatagagagagagagagagagagagagaaaaaggacACGTCAGCATTAAAGATGGCTTGATTTTTAGAAGTCTATTTAGTCAATTTAGAAGTCAATTCCTAATTGTAAAGTCAGTTAAGAATATTCTTATGTGTATGATCTATAATACAGATGTTAAATTTCTATGCAGCAGAATATAATTTCAATGGTTAGAACAAGATATGAGATTATTTAGAAATTGATCTTATGCTTCTGATCGACCTTTGCTCACAGTAGATCCCTTGGCATCACTTTTGTCTTCCACATTTAACTCAAATTCGCAATTATGCTTCCATTGCTTAATATTCATGCTagtaatatattcatatatgctAGTTTAACGGTGTAACGTACAATGCATCAGTTGAACACTTCAGTATGCTGTTGAGCAAATAGTTACAAGATCATTCTGTTCATCATGTGAGAGGTCATTTTAGCTCTGTATGAACTGAACGTGATGATCTAAGTGTAACTTTATTTCAGGGCTGTCTTTGCATTATCTGTGCATCAGCGTTAATgcggtttttttttgttgttgttgtttttttttttaaataatccccctttgtttgtgtatgtagtTGCATTCAGCTTTGTGTGCAGCCATTGTTTCAGCTGGCGTCTTATTGCTATGCATCAACACGTCCTCTGAAGTGAGTTTATGCCTTAAAAAGAGGAGGTAGTCTCAATGCCATCATCCAGTGGtgaaaagttttaagtttttgtacctcattttaaattcagtaatatttaaaaactattttgtagTGTAGAATGTGTGAATgtccttttgtgtttttttttttgtttgtttttttttgttttttttctcaagtcattgatttatgtattttgtcatcagttattgtatttaaatgatAAGAGGGagttgttttgtctgttttgttgttgtgagAGAGTTTGTGAGCAAATCAACatcttatgtcatttttttttttttgtttgtggaaGGTGAAAGCAAATGTACCTGTTACGATGAAgtcattgttttaattactgTAAACATCTCAAGTGTTGTGACTCATGATATCTGTGCAACATGTGAAATCTGATTGctggtaaatgttttttttttttttcttctttatttttcGTTTAAAATATCAAGCCATGAGCTTTCTGTTCATATTTTGTGcaatgaaaaaaagcaaaacatgaaACAATCTGATTCAAAACTGAAACTTCTCATTCATTTAATATGATCTTGTttcttgaattattattattattattattattattattattattgtttagagAGAGACTAATTATTTTAGCGAATTATTTAACtttatggcaaaaatatataacattatttctatttagctaaAGCAGGTACATCCGTAAAATAGTCCCTCATTCTTTAAggctgactaaaaaaaaaaaaaagttatgttatttttttttatatgtgtgtaatgctcctcaaaaacttttatttcacaCCAGATATGTTCATATGCAGAGTCGCGTTTGTTTACACCCTTCAGAAATAGCgtcatttacaatattacaatttaactatttgaaaattcctccatttggtcagttacctggatgtgcGATACTccgatgtaaacaacagcatggattgcacgatTAGTGTACtcctgaatacgttgttctgctaatttatgctgtcaaAACCACGggaaaaaaacgtgtggaagctgctaatcatatagagaaagacttagtaagcaggaaatggcgcaatattttgacaaaccaaagttaataggtggtaaagatacgtacaagcagtattaataagaaatgagccaaatatttcacctacctgaccggaaattataagaacaaacacaaatgttgtcaagattcttgtccTGGAAATCGTGGTAAAGTTTGGCCAACCGCAatccttttgttcctcagacagttttctGCAGTcttttccttgatttgttataccTTTTGggagtctatagtactccaaatgtttttcctggtctgaccgattagtacatgacaataattgaccattttcagcagtgataattagcaaaatatgcgagtttagTTCACCTCAGTGGCATTATGTTCCGTGGCGCCAATATGTTCAATTGACGAAGCGGCGGGAAAACTGTGTTTTCAAAACACTATAAATCAGAAGGCATCTCAGGCGCTGTGAATCATGTCAGGAGTCGACTAATATATGAATTACTTTATGAGTAAACCTCTGTAAGTCATACAAGTACAACGGCATTAGTTTATAGTTTTTTGTATAACGTATTTTATATCGATAGCTCATTGTGTACAAGAGTGCGCTGCAATCTTGATAACAATTtcttttattactatttatccTTTATATAACGAAGTATAACACTAATCTTGAAACCACCTATTTATTTGCCATtcattgtttaatattgacaaaaatacagtagtcaacatttgaagtgggttaaaaaagttaatcaaaattgtcctaagacacgggtattgttttggttttaggacaactttaatgaaaggttttgatccacttaaaGTGTTGACTGCTGTACACCTTTGTGACAGTACACTAAAGTTTGAACgcacatttatttacttaatatacatatatgcatactatttacatatttatctaACGTGCTTGTATgtatattaagtaaattaaatcTTTAAAGATTCTTCAATTGTAAAGCAACATATACACTCatctttaaaagtttatttgttgtttatttaggaCTTTAATTTTGAAGCGTTATTTTGGGGCATTCCCGTTATCGTCACATTTCGCACACCAGCTGGTGTGTGTCCCAAGTCTAAAAGTTGCAGGAGAACGAGTTCAAAACTTTACAACCCTAATGATAATGATAGGATAATGAATCCTAGTGATAATGCTTTGCACAGATAGCGtcattacaagaaataaatgaTATGCACATTCTTGTGCCAGGGGTTTCATTTATTGCCTTTTGGCTGCAAGCTGACTGTTAAACAGTTACAAGGTACGTTTAGAGAGAGAGACCTTTGTCACAGTGTCATGACTGAGAACCACATGCGATTTACACTGTTTGCATACGACGCCATACATTGATATTAAAACATCTCGGGTTATTCTAGCCAGAAACCATGTTGTGCAAATATAAGGACAAAATCCATCTCTGTATGTTCATAGTGCTGCTCCTTCAGCTGTTATCCAGGACTGCAGGTAAGTTCTTCATACATGTACTAGAGTAATAACcaagtgttgtttttgttattctGTCTTCTAGAGAATGCAATAGCAGCAATATGTCTTGACTTCCTTTCTTAGCGCAATCATGTGCCAACAGCTGTGGTGAGAAGTTGAACACATGCTCCTGTCATGCAACATGTGAATCTCTGAAGGACTGCTGTGCTGATTATAAACAGTTTTGCCTTGACATTGAACCATACTCTGGATCTTTGCTGGGaggcagagactttaaaatccTCAATGCTACATTTGAGCAAAACATTAACCTCACTTGCAGGTAAGAGTGCCAAAAATCTGTTGATGTTCTTTGAATTGCACAAATCAACTGTACATAAACACTGGAAACGTCTAAAGTTCCTTGCGAGTTGATAATGTCACAGCATGGTGTGTTTAAGTATTTGCTCACAGAAAA
Encoded here:
- the slc39a14 gene encoding metal cation symporter ZIP14 isoform X3, with protein sequence MTLRQANGCKQLTLTIGLTLTLGLLQWPIGHVSGQDGQSPTQVLQELLTRYGDNTSISVPQLRALLMRLNGGQSGDHDAQTQPIKTNASKCLAADTLAVYGISEQSHIDERGLQEICPTMLQQLDSQACKTQQDQESEASPRPTDAEVWGYGFLCVTVISLCSLVGASVVPFMRKTFYKRLLLYFIALAIGTLYSNALFQLIPEAFGFDPMEDYYVPKSAVVFGGFYLFFFTEKILKMILKPKDGGGHGHGHGHGHSHFPAERYANSNGDLEDGVMEKLQNGEAGGASLPRAEGDGRGLGEDDKMLSTGQTVQDSQSSGGAGTGGCYWLKGRAYSDIGTLAWMITLSDGLHNFIDGLAIGASFTASVFQGISTSVAILCEEFPHELGDFVILLNAGMSIQQALFFNFLSACCCYLGMGFGILAGNNFSPNWIFALAGGMFLYIALADMFPEMNEVSREEEEAGGSGSLLTFAIQNAGLLTGFAIMLVLTIYSGQIQLG
- the slc39a14 gene encoding metal cation symporter ZIP14 isoform X2, whose translation is MSNSARFAGRVMTLRQANGCKQLTLTIGLTLTLGLLQWPIGHVSGQDGQSPTQVLQELLTRYGDNTSISVPQLRALLMRLNGGQSGDHDAQTQPIKTNASKCLAADTLAVYGISEQSHIDERGLQEICPTMLQQLDSQACKTQQDQESEASPRPTDAEVWGYSVLSVTLISAFALTGVFVVPLMRTRFMRRTLVYFIALSIGTLFSTAILQLLPEAFGFDPMEDYYVPKSAVVFGGFYLFFFTEKILKMILKPKDGGGHGHGHGHGHSHFPAERYANSNGDLEDGVMEKLQNGEAGGASLPRAEGDGRGLGEDDKMLSTGQTVQDSQSSGGAGTGGCYWLKGRAYSDIGTLAWMITLSDGLHNFIDGLAIGASFTASVFQGISTSVAILCEEFPHELGDFVILLNAGMSIQQALFFNFLSACCCYLGMGFGILAGNNFSPNWIFALAGGMFLYIALADMFPEMNEVSREEEEAGGSGSLLTFAIQNAGLLTGFAIMLVLTIYSGQIQLG
- the slc39a14 gene encoding metal cation symporter ZIP14 isoform X1, whose protein sequence is MSNSARFAGRVMTLRQANGCKQLTLTIGLTLTLGLLQWPIGHVSGQDGQSPTQVLQELLTRYGDNTSISVPQLRALLMRLNGGQSGDHDAQTQPIKTNASKCLAADTLAVYGISEQSHIDERGLQEICPTMLQQLDSQACKTQQDQESEASPRPTDAEVWGYGFLCVTVISLCSLVGASVVPFMRKTFYKRLLLYFIALAIGTLYSNALFQLIPEAFGFDPMEDYYVPKSAVVFGGFYLFFFTEKILKMILKPKDGGGHGHGHGHGHSHFPAERYANSNGDLEDGVMEKLQNGEAGGASLPRAEGDGRGLGEDDKMLSTGQTVQDSQSSGGAGTGGCYWLKGRAYSDIGTLAWMITLSDGLHNFIDGLAIGASFTASVFQGISTSVAILCEEFPHELGDFVILLNAGMSIQQALFFNFLSACCCYLGMGFGILAGNNFSPNWIFALAGGMFLYIALADMFPEMNEVSREEEEAGGSGSLLTFAIQNAGLLTGFAIMLVLTIYSGQIQLG